GTTTATCCTGAACGTCAATTAGGAATTTCAATTATCGTAAATATAAGTGATGAAAACACAGGCAATGCACTTGGTGAAGCTATTACAAAGCTCTCTAATGATTTATTGAGCGAAAACAAAAAACAATCTGGCATTTACGGTTACAAAATCGTTAACGACAATGTTGTATTTGTCTATGAACATGATAAGAATTTAGATCCGAATTTGGTTAAAAGTGTTTCAATAGCGGGTTCTTTTGACCAATGGAATCCAAATGACCAGGATTTTCAAATGATTCAGAAAAGTAAAAACACATTTGAACTATCGGTTCCAAAATCGAAATTTGAAAAAAACAAAACACATCTTTTCAAATTTGTCATCAATAAAACGGGATGGATGGAAGCTCCCAAAAATGCCATAAATCGCGAAAGCGATGGCGACGAAAATCTGATTCTCAAAATTTAAATACTTTTACATTTTACTACCCAAAAGACTTTGTTTCAAACACAAAGTCTTTTTTTTTTATCTTTGCCGAAACAAATCTACTATGTATAAATTATTAGCTAAACTAAATAAACTACTTTTGCCAAGCTTTACCAAACAAGGTCTAGATATTTCTAAGGCTACGAAATGGCAAATGGCTATTATTGGTTACCGCGCCTATGTTACAAAAAGAGCATTGGACAATTAATTTAGAATACATTTTATTATCCGACAGCAATTATTTTTTTATGATTCTGTCTTATTTTTTATGAAAAACCGAGATTTCAGCCTTCCTCCTGTTCCAGCAGTATTATTAGCGATTATTAGTGTTCAATGTGGGGCTGCAATTGCCAAAACACTATTTCCTACAATCGGCGCAGCTGGTACGGCATCTATGCGTATTGGTATTTCGGCGTTAATTCTATTACTGGCTTACAGACCAAATCTAAAAGCGATAACTCCACAACAATGGAAAATTGTAATTCCGTATGGTTTGTCATTGGGAGCTATGAATTTAATTTTTTATCTCGCAATAGAAAAAATTCCAATTGGCCTAGCCGTGACTTTAGAGTTTGTTGGTCCTTTAATACTTGCTATAGCAGGTTCAAAACGCTTGGTTGATTACTGTTGGGTGATGTTGGCTGCGATTGGTATTTTATTAATTGCACCATGGACAAACGATCGCTTAGATCCTATCGGCATTATATGTGCACTTTTGGCTGGAGCATTTTGGAGCGCTTATATAGTTTTAGGAGGCAAAATTTCGAAAATAATGAACGATGGTTATGCCGTTACAACCGGAATGTTGTTTGCAGCCATTTTAGTCTTACCTTTTGGTTTCCTAGAAAGCGGATTAAACAATCTTACACCAAAATTATTCGGAATGGGTGTGGCTCTTGCTCTTCTGTCTAGTGCTATTCCGTTTACTTTAGAAATGAAGGCTTTAGGAAAACTTCCGCCTCGTACTTTTAGCATATTAATGAGTCTAGAACCGGCGGCAGCTTCTATTTGTGCTTTTATATTTCTTCAAGAAAGTTTAAACTTCTACGAAATTCTAGCTGTACTTTGCGTTATAATTGCTTCTGCAGGAAGTACTTTAACTGCTAAAAAATAATCTTGGAAAAATCTCAAAATAAAAAATCCAAATTCCAATTTAAGCTTGGAATTTGGATTTTTTTTAGAATTTAAAACTAATTATTTCTTTGGAAGCAAAACAGCATCTATAACATGAATTACACCATTTGATTGATTAACATCTGCAATGGTAACTTTTGCTTTACTGCCATTCTCGTCAGTAATATATAAATCTTTACCTTTCATCCATGCAGTAAGGTTTCCACCGCTTACTGTTTTAATCGTTGCTTTCCCTTTTCCGTCTTTTATTGCTTTTGCAATATCAGCAGAACTCCATTTTCCAGAAACAACATGATAGGTTAAGATCGTTTGTAATTTCTTTTTATTTTCTGGTTTTAATAATGTCTCTACAGTTCCTTTTGGCAATTTATCAAATGCGGCATTTGTAGGAGCAAAAACAGTAAACGGACCAGCTCCTTTTAATGTTTCAACTAAATCGGCAGCTTTTACTGCGGCTACTAATGTTGTGTGATCTTTTGAATTAACAGCATTTTCAATAATATTTTTGTTTGGATACATTGCTGCACCACCCACCATTACTGTTTTTTGTGCATTTGATGTAAATGCAAATCCTAAAGCTAAAACTGCTACTGCGAAAAATTTTCTAGTTTTCATAATTAATTTTTTAAGTTATAATGTCATTTACGATGATTAATTCCTTTTGGTTTTAAGAAAAATGGAAATACTTAAAAAGAATATTGAAAAATTATCATTTAACACTCAATAGCAAGCATTTAATATCTAAGGAGAATTTTAAATATTTTTAAAATCCTGATGATTTTTGCATTCTTTTTATTTTTACGAAATGAAAATCACCGGATTACATCCAAAAAAATTACTCCTTAAAAAAACAAAATAATTAGCTTCAAATTAAACTTAAAACAAAGAAAGCCCTGAAGTAAAAACAAAAAAAGTCCCACATTACTATGGGACTTTTTATTTACAAAAAAGCTAAGAATTATTTTTTCTCAGTTTTTTCCATTTTAGCTTTTAATGCAGCTAATACATCATTGTTATCTCCTAAAGTTGCAGCTGGTGCATTAGTAGTAGAGTTAGATGAAGTATTTTCAGTTGCAGCTTTCACATTTTTCTCTTCTTCTTCTCTGAAGATAGCAGTGTGAGAAGCAACTACTCTTTTGAATTCTTTGTTGAATTCAATTACTTTGAAATCAGCAGTATCACCTTTTTTCAATTTCTTTCCGTCTTCTTTTTCAAGGTGACGAGTTGGAATGAAAGCAACGATATCATCTCCGAATTCTACAGTAGCTCCTTTGTCAACGATTTCAGAAATCTCACCGTTGTGGATAGTTCCTACAGCGAAAGAATCTTCGTATTGATCCCAAGGATTAGCAGTAGTTTGTTTGTGACCTAAAGATAATTTACGTCCTTCAACATCTAATTCTAATACAACAACATCAAGTTTTTCACCAACGTTTACAAACTCAGATGGGTGTTTAATTTTCTTAGTCCAAGATAAGTCAGAGATGTAGATTAATCCATCAATTCCTTCTTCTAATTCTACGAAAATACCAAAGTTTGTAAAGTTTCTAACGATACCTGTATGTTTAGAACCTACTGGGTATTTAGAAGTGATATCAGTCCATGGATCTTGAGTCAATTGTTTGATACCTAATGACATCTTACGATCGTCTCTATCTAAAGTTAAGATAACAGCTTCAACAACATCTCCAACTTTTACGAAATCTTGAGCAGAACGTAAATGAGTTGACCATGACATTTCAGAAACGTGGATTAAACCTTCAACACCTTCAGCAACTTCGATGAAAGCACCGTAATCAGCGATTACAACAACTTTACCTTTAACTTTATCACCAACAGTTAAGTTAGCATCTAAAGCATCCCATGGGTGAGCGTTTAATTGTTTCAATCCTAATTGAATTCTTGTTTTCTCATCATCGAAATCAAGGATTACAACGTTTAATTTTTGGTCTAATTCAAGAACTTCACTTGGGTGGTTGATTCTACTCCAAGAAAGGTCAGTAATGTGAATTAATCCGTCAACACCACCTAAGTCAATGAACACACCATAAGAAGTAATGTTTTTAACAACACCTTCTAATACTTGTCCTTTTTGTAATTGACCGATGATTTCTTTTTTCTGTACTTCAATATCAGCCTCGATAAGCGCTTTATGAGATACAACAACGTTTTTGAATTCGTGGTTGATTTTTACCACTTTGAATTCCATCATTTTGTTTACATATACATCGTAGTCTCTAATTGGCTTAACGTCAATTTGAGATCCAGGTAAGAACGCTTCGATTCCGAATACGTCAACAATCATACCTCCTTTAGTTCTACATTTAACAAAACCGTTAACGATTTCTCCAGTTTCATTAGCCGCAATAACTCTATCCCAAGATTTGATAGTACGTGCTTTTCTGTGAGATAATACTAATTGACCTGTTTTATCCTCACGGATATCAATTAATACTTCTACTTTGTCACCTACTTTTAAATTAGGGTTGTAACGAAATTCGTTTAAAGAAATAACACCTTCAGATTTAGCATTGATATCAACGATAACGTCTCTATCTGTAATTCTAACGACAACTCCTTCTACTACTTCTTCTTGATCTGTAGCGATGAAAGTTTTTGATACTAGTTCTTCAAACTCTTGCAAGTTTTTTTCATCTACTGCATCGATTCCTTCTTGGAAGTTGTGCCAGTTAAAATTTGCTAAAAACTCTTCTTGTGATTTTGTTTGTTCAGACATGCTGATAAAAAAATTTGTATTCTGTTTTTCTCGAGTTTCTCTATGCGATAGAAAATACAGAAGTTGTTTTACATAAATGGTTGATTCCTAATGGAAACTCTTCTCTGCCAAAAGGACTGCAAAATTAATACATTTTTCTGAATTAACAAAACAAAACCGATATGATTATCAGTCATTTGTTTAAGAAGGAGGACAAGTGATGTTTTCAACATGCTCATTCCCGCTTCACTCCTATCTTATTCTGTCTGGCAGCAGCTAAAAAAAGGACATACGTGCTAGGTTAGAGCTTTTTGTTTTACATAACAAAACCCGACAGTTTTTTTAAACATGTCGGGTTTCCTAATATAAAACTTTTTCTATTTTAGTGCTTTAAGCCTTCTAACTCCTTTGGATCATGTTTATGCTTAAACAAAATAGCAAAAGCAATTGCAATAACCAAAGCATAAGCAGCAAATGATAACCAGATTGTATGCCAATCTTTCATTAAAACTGGATTTGCAAAAATTCCGTCTGCAGAAATTGAATTTCCTTGTTCTTTTACAAATTCTACCATTTTTTCATTAGTTGCATCTGTTTGCAAAAATCCTGATAATTCAGTTGTATTAGCAAATGATTTTGTAAAGAAACGATCAATTGCCCATCCAGAAGTTAAACTTCCTAAAACAGCTCCTACTCCATTGGTCATCATCATAAATAAACCTTGTGCAGAAGATCGAATTTTAGAATCTGTATTGCTTTCTACGAATAAAGAACCCGAAATATTAAAGAAATCAAATGCCATTCCGTAAACGATACAAGACAAAATAATCATCCATAACCCACCAATTGGATCTCCAAAAGCAAATAATCCAAAGCGAAGAACCCAAGCTAGCATACTAATCAACATAACCTGTTTGATACCGAAGCGTCTCAAGAAAAACGGAATCGCTAGAATAAATAAGGTTTCAGAAACCTGAGAAATCGACATTATAATAGTCGAATATTTTATTACGAAAGAATCTGCGTATTTTGGAAAATGTTTGAACTCATCCAAAAACACATCTCCATAAGCATTTGTCAGTTGCAATGCTCCTCCTAAAAACATAGAAAAAACAAAAAACAAAGCCATTTTGTAGTTGGCAAACAACTTGAAAGATTCTAAACCAAAAGTTTCAATCCAAGTCGCATTTTCTTTGATCAAACGTTGCGGTTCGCATTTTGGTAAAGTAAAAGCATAAACTCCAAGAATTAAAGCACCTACTCCAGCAATATAAAACTGATATTCAGTTGCTTTACTTCCGCTTAAATTCGTAATCCACATGGCAACGATAAAACCTATTGTTCCCCAAACACGAATTGGCGGAAAATCTTTTACAATATTTTTATTATTTAATTTAAGCGAAGTATAAGATATTGAATTACTTAAAGCGATTGTTGGCATATAACAGCACATGGCTAAAAGCATAACAACAATAAAAGTATCTGGCGCAGTAACTTGTGCAATCCCGAATAGAACTACTGCATAAAGAATATGAAGAGCACCGTATAATTTTTCAGCATTAATCCATCTGTCGGCAATAATACCTGTAAGTGTAGGCATAAAAAGAGAAGCGATTCCCATGGTTCCGAAAACTAGTCCGAATTGAGTTCCTTCCCAGTTTTTTGTTCCAAACCAATAATTTCCAATTGTTATAAGCCAAGCTCCCCAAACAAAAAATTGAAGAAAGCTCATTAAAATCAATCTATTTTTAATCCCCATATGATAAAAATTGTTCTTTAGTAAAAATGAAGCGGTAAAACTACCATTTAAAATAATATCTGCAAAAAATTATGCTGTTTTAACAACATCATTCACTAATTCTAGAACCGCAGCAAATTGTTCTTCTTTATTTAAGTAAGAATTATCAATTTCTATGGCGTCATCGGCAATTACAAGAGGAGAGTCTTCGCGGTGTGTATCCATATAATCTCTTTCAACAACATTTTTCAAAACTTCTTCATAAGAAACATTATCACCTTTTTGCTGTAATTCATCAAAACGTCTTTGCGCACGTGTTTCTGCACTTGCTGTCATAAATATTTTTAATTCTGCATTTGGAAAAACTACAGTTCCAATATCTCTTCCATCCATTACAATGGCTTTATTTGTTCCCATTTCCTGCTGCTGTTCTACCAACTTAGCACGAACTTCTGAAACAGCCGCTACTTTACTAACAAAATTAGAAACTTCAATAGTTCTAATTTGTTTCTCCACATTCTCACCATTCAAATACATTTCTGCAAAACCTAAATCTGAATTAAACTTAAATTCTAATTTTATATCAGATAATGCTGCAATCAAAGCTTCTTTCTTAAAAAAATCAGCCTCAATCAAATTATGCTGCATAGCAAAATAGGCAACCGCACGGTACATTGCCCCTGTATCTACATAAACATATTCCAATTCTTTTGCTAATTGTTTTGCAAGAGTGCTTTTACCTGTAGATGAAAATCCGTCGATAGCAATGGTAATTTTTTTCAATTTTTTATTTTTAAATTTTTATTCTTTTAGTGATAGTTGATTTTTAATAATAAATACTCATCAAAATATTAGATTCAGAACTATCAATTAGTCGCGATATTCTATCAAAGTATTTTTTATTAACCATAGGACAGCCAAAACTATTGCAAATGTAGCCATCTTTCTCTTTATATGGAACATCATAATAGTAATGAAAA
The Flavobacterium humidisoli DNA segment above includes these coding regions:
- a CDS encoding SsrA-binding protein, with translation MYKLLAKLNKLLLPSFTKQGLDISKATKWQMAIIGYRAYVTKRALDN
- a CDS encoding EamA family transporter translates to MKNRDFSLPPVPAVLLAIISVQCGAAIAKTLFPTIGAAGTASMRIGISALILLLAYRPNLKAITPQQWKIVIPYGLSLGAMNLIFYLAIEKIPIGLAVTLEFVGPLILAIAGSKRLVDYCWVMLAAIGILLIAPWTNDRLDPIGIICALLAGAFWSAYIVLGGKISKIMNDGYAVTTGMLFAAILVLPFGFLESGLNNLTPKLFGMGVALALLSSAIPFTLEMKALGKLPPRTFSILMSLEPAAASICAFIFLQESLNFYEILAVLCVIIASAGSTLTAKK
- a CDS encoding fasciclin domain-containing protein, whose amino-acid sequence is MKTRKFFAVAVLALGFAFTSNAQKTVMVGGAAMYPNKNIIENAVNSKDHTTLVAAVKAADLVETLKGAGPFTVFAPTNAAFDKLPKGTVETLLKPENKKKLQTILTYHVVSGKWSSADIAKAIKDGKGKATIKTVSGGNLTAWMKGKDLYITDENGSKAKVTIADVNQSNGVIHVIDAVLLPKK
- the rpsA gene encoding 30S ribosomal protein S1, whose protein sequence is MSEQTKSQEEFLANFNWHNFQEGIDAVDEKNLQEFEELVSKTFIATDQEEVVEGVVVRITDRDVIVDINAKSEGVISLNEFRYNPNLKVGDKVEVLIDIREDKTGQLVLSHRKARTIKSWDRVIAANETGEIVNGFVKCRTKGGMIVDVFGIEAFLPGSQIDVKPIRDYDVYVNKMMEFKVVKINHEFKNVVVSHKALIEADIEVQKKEIIGQLQKGQVLEGVVKNITSYGVFIDLGGVDGLIHITDLSWSRINHPSEVLELDQKLNVVILDFDDEKTRIQLGLKQLNAHPWDALDANLTVGDKVKGKVVVIADYGAFIEVAEGVEGLIHVSEMSWSTHLRSAQDFVKVGDVVEAVILTLDRDDRKMSLGIKQLTQDPWTDITSKYPVGSKHTGIVRNFTNFGIFVELEEGIDGLIYISDLSWTKKIKHPSEFVNVGEKLDVVVLELDVEGRKLSLGHKQTTANPWDQYEDSFAVGTIHNGEISEIVDKGATVEFGDDIVAFIPTRHLEKEDGKKLKKGDTADFKVIEFNKEFKRVVASHTAIFREEEEKNVKAATENTSSNSTTNAPAATLGDNNDVLAALKAKMEKTEKK
- a CDS encoding nucleoside permease, with product MGIKNRLILMSFLQFFVWGAWLITIGNYWFGTKNWEGTQFGLVFGTMGIASLFMPTLTGIIADRWINAEKLYGALHILYAVVLFGIAQVTAPDTFIVVMLLAMCCYMPTIALSNSISYTSLKLNNKNIVKDFPPIRVWGTIGFIVAMWITNLSGSKATEYQFYIAGVGALILGVYAFTLPKCEPQRLIKENATWIETFGLESFKLFANYKMALFFVFSMFLGGALQLTNAYGDVFLDEFKHFPKYADSFVIKYSTIIMSISQVSETLFILAIPFFLRRFGIKQVMLISMLAWVLRFGLFAFGDPIGGLWMIILSCIVYGMAFDFFNISGSLFVESNTDSKIRSSAQGLFMMMTNGVGAVLGSLTSGWAIDRFFTKSFANTTELSGFLQTDATNEKMVEFVKEQGNSISADGIFANPVLMKDWHTIWLSFAAYALVIAIAFAILFKHKHDPKELEGLKH
- the cmk gene encoding (d)CMP kinase; the encoded protein is MKKITIAIDGFSSTGKSTLAKQLAKELEYVYVDTGAMYRAVAYFAMQHNLIEADFFKKEALIAALSDIKLEFKFNSDLGFAEMYLNGENVEKQIRTIEVSNFVSKVAAVSEVRAKLVEQQQEMGTNKAIVMDGRDIGTVVFPNAELKIFMTASAETRAQRRFDELQQKGDNVSYEEVLKNVVERDYMDTHREDSPLVIADDAIEIDNSYLNKEEQFAAVLELVNDVVKTA